One Cynocephalus volans isolate mCynVol1 chromosome 5, mCynVol1.pri, whole genome shotgun sequence DNA window includes the following coding sequences:
- the SPDEF gene encoding SAM pointed domain-containing Ets transcription factor isoform X2, which yields MGSASPGLSSVPPSRLLLPSDTVLRTGLEKVAAGTVCPETRDWSPSPPATPEQGLSAFYLSYFDMLYPEDSSWTAKGPGASTREEPPEEPEQCPVIDSQAPGGSLELVPGGLSLEEHSLEQVQSMVVGEVLKDIETACKLLNITADPVDWSPGNVQKWLLWTEHQYRLPPVGKAFQELGGKELCAMSEEQFRQRSPLGGDVLHAHLDIWKSASTSEESWTDSEVDSSCSGQPIHLWQFLKELLLKPHSYGRFIRWLNKEKGIFKIEDSAQVARLWGIRKNRPAMNYDKLSRSIRQYYKKGIIRKPDISQRLVYQFVHPI from the exons ATGGGCAGTGCTAGCCCAGGCCTGAGCAGCGTGCCCCCCAGCCGCCTCCTGCTGCCCTCCGACACTGTGTTGCGGACAGGCCTGGAGAAGGTGGCAGCAGGGACGGTGTGTCCTGAGACACGGGACTGGAGCCCCAGCCCGCCTGCCACACCCGAGCAGGGCCTGTCTGCCTTTTACCTCTCCTACTTTGACATGCTGTACCCTGAGGACAGTAGCTGGACAGCCAAGGGCCCTGGGGCCAGCACTCGGGAGGAGCCGCCTGAGGAGCCTGAGCAGTGCCCAGTCATCGACAGCCAAGCTCCAGGGGGCAGCCTGGAGCTGGTGCCAGGCGGGCTGAGCCTGGAGGAGCACTCACTGGAGCAGGTGCAGTCCATGGTGGTGGGTGAAGTGCTCAAGGACATCGAGACAGCCTGCaagttgctcaacatcactgcAG ACCCTGTGGACTGGAGCCCTGGCAACGTGCAGAAGTGGCTCCTGTGGACAGAGCATCAGTACCGGCTGCCCCCTGTGGGCAAAGCCTTCCAGGAGCTGGGGGGCAAGGAGCTGTGCGCCATGTCGGAGGAGCAGTTCCGCCAGCGCTCTCCTCTGGGCGGGGACGTGCTGCACGCCCACCTGGACATCTGGAAGTCAG cctcGACCAGTGAGGAGAGCTGGACCGACAGCGAGGTGGACTCGTCCTGCTCCGGGCAGCCCATCCACCTGTGGCAGTTCCTCAAGGAGCTGTTGCTCAAGCCCCACAGCTACGGCCGCTTCATCCGGTGGCTCAACAAGGAGAAAG GTATCTTCAAAATTGAGGACTCTGCCCAGGTGGCCCGGCTGTGGGGCATCCGCAAGAACCGTCCCGCCATGAACTACGACAAGCTGAGCCGCTCCATCCGCCAGTATTACAAGAAGGGCATCATTCGGAAGCCGGACATCTCCCAGCGCCTCGTCTACCAGTTCGTGCACCCCATCTGA
- the SPDEF gene encoding SAM pointed domain-containing Ets transcription factor isoform X1, protein MGSASPGLSSVPPSRLLLPSDTVLRTGLEKVAAGTVCPETRDWSPSPPATPEQGLSAFYLSYFDMLYPEDSSWTAKGPGASTREEPPEEPEQCPVIDSQAPGGSLELVPGGLSLEEHSLEQVQSMVVGEVLKDIETACKLLNITADPVDWSPGNVQKWLLWTEHQYRLPPVGKAFQELGGKELCAMSEEQFRQRSPLGGDVLHAHLDIWKSAAWMKERTSSGAIHFRASTSEESWTDSEVDSSCSGQPIHLWQFLKELLLKPHSYGRFIRWLNKEKGIFKIEDSAQVARLWGIRKNRPAMNYDKLSRSIRQYYKKGIIRKPDISQRLVYQFVHPI, encoded by the exons ATGGGCAGTGCTAGCCCAGGCCTGAGCAGCGTGCCCCCCAGCCGCCTCCTGCTGCCCTCCGACACTGTGTTGCGGACAGGCCTGGAGAAGGTGGCAGCAGGGACGGTGTGTCCTGAGACACGGGACTGGAGCCCCAGCCCGCCTGCCACACCCGAGCAGGGCCTGTCTGCCTTTTACCTCTCCTACTTTGACATGCTGTACCCTGAGGACAGTAGCTGGACAGCCAAGGGCCCTGGGGCCAGCACTCGGGAGGAGCCGCCTGAGGAGCCTGAGCAGTGCCCAGTCATCGACAGCCAAGCTCCAGGGGGCAGCCTGGAGCTGGTGCCAGGCGGGCTGAGCCTGGAGGAGCACTCACTGGAGCAGGTGCAGTCCATGGTGGTGGGTGAAGTGCTCAAGGACATCGAGACAGCCTGCaagttgctcaacatcactgcAG ACCCTGTGGACTGGAGCCCTGGCAACGTGCAGAAGTGGCTCCTGTGGACAGAGCATCAGTACCGGCTGCCCCCTGTGGGCAAAGCCTTCCAGGAGCTGGGGGGCAAGGAGCTGTGCGCCATGTCGGAGGAGCAGTTCCGCCAGCGCTCTCCTCTGGGCGGGGACGTGCTGCACGCCCACCTGGACATCTGGAAGTCAG CTGCCTGGATGAAGGAGAGGACCTCATCTGGGGCTATTCACTTCCGTG cctcGACCAGTGAGGAGAGCTGGACCGACAGCGAGGTGGACTCGTCCTGCTCCGGGCAGCCCATCCACCTGTGGCAGTTCCTCAAGGAGCTGTTGCTCAAGCCCCACAGCTACGGCCGCTTCATCCGGTGGCTCAACAAGGAGAAAG GTATCTTCAAAATTGAGGACTCTGCCCAGGTGGCCCGGCTGTGGGGCATCCGCAAGAACCGTCCCGCCATGAACTACGACAAGCTGAGCCGCTCCATCCGCCAGTATTACAAGAAGGGCATCATTCGGAAGCCGGACATCTCCCAGCGCCTCGTCTACCAGTTCGTGCACCCCATCTGA